The window AGCATGGAGGGCTCAACATTATCGGGCAGCTCAGTATACCCCAAGGTTTTGGAGGCCTCCACGAGCGCCTTCCACTCAACCTTGGCAAACATGTTCCGGAGGAAGTCTGCGTTCAACTCCACCTCCTTCTCCACCACTTTCTCCACCTCAATCCGAAGGGGGAATCCGCTGGTCACGCCTTTGATGTTTGATGATAGCATATTATGAGTTAGGAGCCTCATTCTTGCTGCTTTCGGTACTTATCCATAATCTGCAACTCTAGGAGTTCAGAGTTTCCTTGTGTCACCTAATTTCCAGTATCCATCACAATACCCATTATATCTGtgtcaataaataaattaaatcttatataatttgtataaagctttaacaaaaataaccaAAGGTAAAAGGAATTATACCAAATAGTGGCTCCTTATcaattctttttatctctGCCACTTCCTTGAAATTTTTGAACTGTAAGACATGTTCTGGGAATTTCAGGTCTTCCACTTCAAGAACTTCAGTTTTTGGGTTCATAATTAGGCGGTTTTCATTTGTAGTGGCTGTGTTTGATACACGGTTTCTATTCACAAAGAAATTGCGAATACATAAcactttgttttctttgatttgGTCTTTGAATTTATGCATTATATCACGTGGGAAACTTGCATGAATCTGAGTCCCctgcaataaaaatatgtaaaacttTAGAATATCTTTTTACTGATAATAAAACTGTAAATTTAGATGCATACCTCCTTATCTTCAAGAACACAATCAAGGGAGCTTATATTTGTCTTGTTGCTTCCTCCAGAAACTTCATATGATCTAACACATCTAGTTTTGATTACCCACTTGGAAGTGTATGGTTGAAGATCTTTGAGCAAAGTAAACAGAGGCATTGTTGAAATTTAGAATCTGAAATGGTGAATGCATTTGGTCCTTGTCTTCTGTTCTATATATAGAggagtgtgtgtgttttgcctcattttttgaaatttgaatttgaatctgATATTACATATATCCTTTGGAtaattggattaaaattagattttcaATAGAATCATGTGTAATAAGCACTATTTCATGTTGAGCTCATAGTTTAACTTCAGATTTAGTGATGTTTGTGGTTTTGCTGCAACTTGTCCCCTTATTATTTATCatgtactccttccgtccgccattaggagtctcattcatgggcggcatgagttttaagaaatgttaagaaaagtgggtggaaaaaagttagtggaatgggggccccacttgtatatattagttttaaatgaaatgtaagtggaatgagttagtggaaggtgagaccctattaccatttatggtaaaagtgaaccgggaagcttattcgcggacggactaaaatggaaaaacggggctcttattcgcggacagagggagtaaaacTTAGTGTTGACTACATACAATTAGTGTGTGTACCTGTCAACTTATTATTcttgagatttatttttaaatatatcattgtattagttaattaaaataaggtCTGTACGTTTCTTATTACTCCATACCAATTGGAGAAAGTATTTGTCTCTGCATTCTGTTCTGTTTATAGAGGAATTTGAGGATTTTGgttcttaatttaaaatttgaatttctgtacaattttttaatttgatttgtgaTTATTATTCATTTGTACCAGATAGTTTATCCTTTGGATGAAtgaacttaattttatttttcaatgtaTTCATGTCTAATAGTCATTGGTTCTTGATATGTTTTTGGTTTTGCATCAACCTGTGGCATTACTGTTTATCATGCAAAAGTTAGTTAAAGGTGTGGACATTTAAACTTAAGAGTTAACTTACAGCATTCATATTTCtttagatttattttaaatactgATATTAGTCAATCAAATAGCAGATTTCAATAAACTTAAAGTTATTATGTCATTGTATTCATGTGTAATAGGTATTTGTTCTTGAAATGTTCTTGGTTTTGTTGCAACTTGTAGcagtattattatttgttatgcAGATGTTAATTAAGGTGTGTGCATGTCTAACTTTAAGTGTTAATTGTTTGCATTTTGTGAGAATTTTGTTTGGTCCATGTTATTCAATAACCATTCTTAATTGTTTTTTGTAGGGTATATAATGATCAGTCAATTTTTCATGTACAGAAAGTGTAGAAGTTGTCTTATCTAAGAGGCATAGCTCGGAATATGAAATATAACTCCAGTCTGTTTCATGTTATGCAAGATAATTAGTGGATGTTTACTTGTTTGTGTTAGATAAccgttgaatattttatttgtatcttGAAATGATCAAATTGAAAGTTCCAATTTAATCACAGCCGCCTGTCTTGCTATAAAATGAGAATTACTTGGAATAATCTAtatctatactaatataaaaggtgagttttggccttattttgaaatattcatAAGTTGTGGGATgaatttagatatttataatttttaagaaataggaTTAAAATGGAGGTTACAAATCTTTATGATTATAAGTtattgagaataataaatgtaaacataatataaaaatagtggcatgtttaatttttttaatatagttataacATGAGAATTATTCAACTCtacatagtagtattaattattagtatggCTCCATATACGGCTTTTTATACATGCCCtcttataatcataaaaatttataaccttcattttaatcttatttcttaaaaattataaatatcaatttatcCCACTAAAGAAAGTAACGTAAAggtaataaaaatgacatttaaacaaatcaaacaattttcaaTGTAAATTTAAGGCAGTCAATCATGTTATAATTCCATCAATTTATGATTGTTTCTTCATACTTTTTACCTATAAATACGTATCATTGGTTAGATAAAATTCATTCatctttatcttttctcattGCATCACGAATTCTCTgcaaaaagatatttttactTCCAATATGATTATTACTCTTTATCGATAGTAgtacatttctctttttattattattattattattattattattattattattattattattattatttgtttactAACATTGTCTcagcttttatttttttgatgcCATTGGTGTTATCATTGACCCTGGCAAGGTTATTATATAATCTAATTTTCGGCTCATTGAGATTAAAATTGTGATTCGCAGTGAGTGTTGATcgtcattttgtttttattttctactccaATTTAACGTTTAAGACATTTGAATATATCAAGCTGATTGATAATGTAGTTGAGGAGACActatttgacatttttaaatattactctcaactataatattgttatttgtttttttaacattgttgctattctatttttttagatattattGGTGCAATTGTTGACCCTAGCAAGATTATTAAACGTGATAATTGTTGATTTATGGTGAGTGttgactcattttttttcaacattgttttgtttttgttgattcGTCTAAAGTTGTGTCAATATAgtttgtatatattattttgcaGAATATCAGAATATTGGTGATGCTTCATGGATAAGTTCTTATTGTTCCTATTGGGATGCATTTTTTTGGCATGAAGAACATTGGGGAAATCatctaaaaccaaaaaaccaaaaatttcaaattgttgtataagtggAATATTAAGCTTCCTATGATGTATGCTCCTCATGTTGTCTTTCAAGatttaatattctataatgatttttaatgtttttgttatttaaaaaatattatatttcatatagtTGAGTTCACCTCGATGGAAGATTGGATTGATAATAGGTTGAACACTGGTCAATCACTATATGTGTACAATTGCATAGTCaataaactcttttatgttgtgtcactatttaatttttatttcataaatattatatattttataaagttgtataattttatttgggatCTATAAACcatgtactataattttatattttctcatttcatttatttaattgactatttaatttaaaatttaataggT is drawn from Salvia hispanica cultivar TCC Black 2014 chromosome 6, UniMelb_Shisp_WGS_1.0, whole genome shotgun sequence and contains these coding sequences:
- the LOC125196032 gene encoding multifunctional methyltransferase subunit TRM112 homolog A-like; its protein translation is MRLLTHNMLSSNIKGVTSGFPLRIEVEKVVEKEVELNADFLRNMFAKVEWKALVEASKTLGYTELPDNVEPSMLDSDEFLNRFHHALLELHLEEGALVCPETGRKFPVNKGIPNMLLHEDEV